A segment of the Salmo trutta chromosome 3, fSalTru1.1, whole genome shotgun sequence genome:
taactTTTTTAGTAcatgtgcaaacatttcaaaaaatatgtttttgctttgtcattatggggtattgggtgtagattgaggaggaaaaaacaatttaatcactTTTAGAAtgaagctgtaacgtaacaaaatgtagaaaaattcaaggggtctgaatactttccaagtaTTCAATACTTTCCAAGTATTCAATACTTTCCACACATGCTCACATCCTGTTAATTTATCAGACTAATAAAGTACTCAGCTTATCTGGTTCAAACCTCTGTGCTAGGCACTGCAAAGATAACAAACCatatccaccaatttttcactatctaatcaatggcatggggttgttcaatgacagacatgtttaAAATCTATCAATTGATTGTTTAagttcagagagacaaataatcatgtttttttggcAAAACGcttaaaatatatttacatacttTAAATGGTTGAGTTGGTTGAAACCAGAGATAGAATCTTGATCTTGTGGTTTTGGTCTTGAGATCACACAATGCCACATACGGTAAATGTGGTCTTGGTATTGGTCACTGGGTCTGGGTCCCAGCATCAATGTTCAGGTCTAGGTTGGATCTCAGATTCATGGTCCCAGACCATAGTTAGTCTCTCAACTCGTGTGGTCAAGATATCTCTTGTCAGAGTTATGTGACTAAAAGTAGTGACACAACACAAAAGTGTCAGGGCACCTTGCTTTTTGTGGAAACCGGATGGGACGCCTTCAGATTGGCCTTGCTCTGTGTCTCGTTCTGGATCTTGTTCTTTCCACATTTTAACTGGTCTTGGGCTTGTCAGGCTCTCGATACACTTGGTCTGGATTTCAGTCTCAAGAGTTTGGTTCTTGGTGTGGGTCTCAAAAGGTTGCGTATTGGTTTAGTCGGGGTCTGGTATTAGTTTGGGTATCGAGAAGTCTGCTGGACAGATTTGCCCAGAAAACACATTATTGGTGAGACAGGCTTCTGAGTCAGTGTGGAAAATTCGGTGGGGACACGTGACTGGGATCAGAGTTTAGGGCAGAAGGGCTGTAGCTTCCAAATCCACACTGAATTCCACCAAGTTTCACTATTATTCCGTCTGTCATTCCTGGCATTATATACAACGAATCTGTAAGCTTTTGTTCAATGTAAGATGTAATGTAACGTCATTTTTATCCAATAAATCCATTCGGGTATGCAGGCCTACTGTTTTTGGTATATTTAGCCCTTTGGAAGCCTGAACTAAACTAAAGGTTGGGTACATCTCTCAAGGACTTAGCTGACAGGTCAGTGCTCCCTTACCTGTTTACATTGGCCCGTGTCCAGCTTAGGTGTGAGCTGGCAATGAGCGGAGCTATATACAGTGTGCTTGAGTActcccacagtccttggtagcttgGTACAGCCTGGGGTAATGACAGAGTCACACAGATTAGGCTTACCCCGCCCGATATGGATATGCTCTATCCATTGGTTTTCAATAAGAATACCTTATCTGCTCTTTAGGGGACGCCGTCAGTCGAGTTGTCTGCTCTTTAGGGGATCTTTGTTTTTCGCCGAGGACGTATTGACAGGTCAAGGTGCACGAGTTTAGCTCAGTGGGTTGGCCTTATAAATAGAAGCACGGTGTAAGGCATCCGCACAACCACACGCCACCTCAACAAGAGCCTGTCTTGGTAGGACAAGAACATTTGAATGTATTTCAGCTTTTGATTTTGTTTTTGAGAGTTTGTTCTGTATCTCATCAAAATGGATAACGCATGTCAATGTACAGATTACAATGACAGGCAGTCAAATGCTATCCTTTACAACATCCTCAATCAAGAAAATTCCAAGTCAAGCCACAACAACCTGAACTACAACTTGATACCTCCTAGATGCAACTGCGAGATGCGAAGGACAGTGTGCTTGAAAAGTCCAGCAGACATTTGCCAAGAGGCATCGGGAGTGCTGGTGAAAACAATTCACTTTATGAAGAACGTACCTGCTTTCAACCAACTCCCAAAGAACGATCAACTATCGCTCCTCCAAAGTTGCTGGGTGCCACTCTTTATTTTGGGTCTGGCCCAGGAAGGCATGAACTTTGACGTCATCGACACCCCTGCCAATAGCATGCTGAAAAGAATCCTCTTGAATTCTCAAGATAGCTCAGAGACGGAAAGAGAGCAGCCCACATTGGCTGGTGTGAACAAACTCAAGTCATGCCTCAAAAAGTTCTGGAGTCTGGATTTAAGTCCAAAGGAGTACGCATACCTCAAGGGCACCATGATATTTAACCCAGGTGAGGTTTGCCTTAAAGCTTCAATATTTACACCAGCCAATGGAAGTGTCTGTTCGGTAGGGATTTTACGTCCTCACAGTTGCTTGATGATCTAATAAACCTCCCTACATACAGAATTCAAACATTAAATAAGACTTGTTAAGGGCTTGTCCACACACGCAATAAAACATAAAATACTTTCAGTGAATCCAGCTGACCAGTAGGTTTACAAAAATCAATTGCAATATCATATATAACTgaacagtactgtactgtaccactgtGTATAAAATGTAGCTTGTCCACTCATGATACATTTCTGTCCTCCTCAACAGATGTGAAAGACCTAAAGGCAGCTCTATTCGTGGAGGGCTTACAGCAGGAGGCTCAGCATGCTCTGAGGGAGGTGGTCCAACCACTCCACCCTGGGGACCGAAGCCGCTTTGCTCATATCCTGCTCGCGGCGTCCATGCTCAAGACCATCACACCCAACCTCATCACCGAGCTCTTCTTCCGTCATGTCATTGGCCAAGCAGATCTACTGGACTTCCTGGTCGATATGCTCTTCAGCAGGTAGCTACTGCAAGGCTGATATACAGAGACCTGATATAATTTCCCACTGGGACAATAAAGTTGAAAC
Coding sequences within it:
- the LOC115176253 gene encoding nuclear receptor subfamily 0 group B member 2 — its product is MDNACQCTDYNDRQSNAILYNILNQENSKSSHNNLNYNLIPPRCNCEMRRTVCLKSPADICQEASGVLVKTIHFMKNVPAFNQLPKNDQLSLLQSCWVPLFILGLAQEGMNFDVIDTPANSMLKRILLNSQDSSETEREQPTLAGVNKLKSCLKKFWSLDLSPKEYAYLKGTMIFNPDVKDLKAALFVEGLQQEAQHALREVVQPLHPGDRSRFAHILLAASMLKTITPNLITELFFRHVIGQADLLDFLVDMLFSR